A region of the Larus michahellis chromosome 4, bLarMic1.1, whole genome shotgun sequence genome:
AGGACTCCTGGTCTGAATAAACCCCACATAAAAGCTGATGTTACCGCCTTTTTCTTAGAAGATCTAGTAGCTAGATCAATGTGTTTCTAAGGTGTTGTTAACAGGTTCGATTCTCACTTTTCTATAGTAGAATCCTGCCCCTCTCCAACCCTTGACCGGAAGGGAAGAACAGGAGGGAAGGGCTTGAACTGGCAATGTCCTCTTCCCAGCCTGTTGCAGCGTGAAGGTGTGAAATGGCTAATAGTTAGCACAGGTAGAGCTTCTCAGGAATTCCACTCCTCATGGTGAGGGCAGAGGCCAGGTTTATGCTTGTTACCCCCCTGCTCattccctgctgcaggctggataATCAGGGAATTATTTCGAAGCTCCTTATCATACCTTTcagtaaaactgtattttgatatTTGTTCAGTCTAGATGCTGTGGCTGACTTTTGATGCTTTGTAACAGTAAAACAATtataaagtgttttttcttaCCAATACCATACTACTAGGACACTAGGAGGGGGTGTGGATGAAAACCAAGGATCTGCACTAAGCAAAATAAATCTGACTTTGCCCATAGGTCACTTCCAGTTTTGACTGTTACTTCTAGTCCATAGCAACAAAGCTGCTCTGTAGAGGTCCTTAAGATGTCTAAGCACTTGGAGAAAGGGAATTTTTATCCCCTTGTTCTGTTAATATTCTTCCTGACTTGCTGAGGCAAGCTGCTGTATGTTTTGGGGGTCAGCTAGAGACTAAAAACTATTTCTCCTGATTCTGGTTCTGCCAAAATTGACAGCATATGCTGGCTGGGGGGTGGATGGGAGGGCGGGAATTCTCCCAGCTTATAAAAGTTGCTCCCCTTCTGTCTACCACAATGATAACAACTTGCAATtcagaatttcatttcagtttgaatttttaaattcttttgcatGAAGTCTGCGAATGACCTATGAATTTCTCTTTCAGGCTGATACAAACAGGGAACGCATTGAGCAAGCCAACATCAGAGCCAAGAAACTAATTGACAATTAAAGCCTGCTGTCATTGTTCAATGACACTGTCTCTCCAGCTGCAAGCCACCGTGTTCATGGATCTGTGAAACTTCTCCTATTCTGAAATAAGAGGGGCTGGGAAAAATGAAGCATTACCCTTTCTATAgggattaattttcttttattttttttattgtttcatgtAAATGTGGCCTTGACTCCAGGAAAGCAGCCAACATAACTTCTTCCCACTCATCTGCCTTCACTTTCTTTAAATTGCTCAGGGCTAAAAGTGTTATGGCTTTGAGAATCTTCTTGCatgttttatttcccctcccagtctcttttttttttttaatctgcacgCAAAATACAGTCCTTTTATTGAAGTTGAACAAGCAGGGTAACCTGAATTCACAGTTGTGGGAAGTTGGAGAGGGCACTTTGCACTGTTTGAAATACCTCATAAGTTGAGTGTCTTCACTAAAATAGGGACTTGGTGAATATTGTCTGACTTTTATCTCTAGCAGGCTAACCATAGTGTTACAATTCAAACCACATGATTGGTTTAGGGTTCCGTTTGAGGATTACAGAATTGTAGAGGCCCACTACTTACTACTTGTGGGTTGAGGGCTTTAAAACACTTCCTAACCACGTGAACTTTAAAGGTAACTGGAGGGATATACAGGTTTCCATTTCTTTACTGTAAATTGACATCAGTTTGGAGGCCATGACTAGGAAATCATGCTGCGTTGTTCTGATAATTTGTTTGTATATATACCTGATCTAAACCCCATGCACATGTGAGTAGAAGAACATAAAACTATCTCCCTAAAGTATTTATTTGATGGAAAATTTTATGCCCCTCATCTAAAAGTTAACTTTTAAGTGTTTGAATTATGCATCTTAACTGGAAGAAACTGAATAGAAAAGCATGCAGCTTTTCTGCATCCCATGTCAGATTCTATTTTGGCCAGTTTTCACTGGAGTTCAGTTCATGCCTTTCTCCAGTGCAAAATAATGCCAGAGATCTGGTGCGGAGTTTGCTGTCAGCAGTGACTTTGGGGGAGCTTCTTAAACctactgaaaacagagaaaagctcATTATGAAACTTCTTCATGACAAGTCTGGAGGAAGCAGTATCTATTTGAGAACTGTATGCTAGTGCTAAATAAACGTTCTAAATAGATTCCTGACTGGTTTATTATTGCAGACTTTGGACTGTAATGTTAGAAATATTACATGTCTAAGTTGCTTGCAACTAAAGGGTTCCTGTTCTGTTGCAGAACAGAAGAGTTTCTGACCGGCTGAGATAAAGCTCTCTTCctatgaagaagaaaagctttttggttttactGTAATATAATTGGAtttatttgcagcattttcttgaaattttttttggcAAGTAAATTGCAAGCAACCTGTATAATTTTAACTCCACCCAGCAATATATTCTGTGTATTTCAAAGGTGAAAATAATGCTTGAACTAATCTGTGATACTCAACACTGGATGACAAAAATCTTCAAACCAAATCGATTGGAGGAATAATTAAAACTGATAGCATTATGGGGTGGTTTTTTGGAAGGACAGTCCACAAGTATCCTTAATAATGAATCCCAGGGCTAGAGAGATGACACTAATCTGCACAAATGTAAGACAAACGGTCTTtagtgttctgttttctttttagtagaAATACAACCAGTATTACTGGTATATTCTCAGTTCGCTTCCAGGACAACTtgatatttaaaggaaaaaaaaaataaaaccaaaacaaacaaaaaaaaccaacaaagcacaaaaaacaACACCTGACCAAAGGATGAAGCTGCTGCGTGTAATAAATAGGCCAGTGGTTTTATGTGAATATGGTAGAGTAATTTTTAGGGGACTGGATACTTCAGAAGGCTCTATCTGGCTTCCAGTAATTGTTGGGAAgctaatgaattttaaatgctcATTATCTGCCCCACTAGTAAATCAAGATTACGTGATTGAAAACACAAGTAGCAAAGAAGTACTTTTAAGAATATTGCATAGTAAACTTCTAACAACCACTTCCATGGGAAAGCCTAAGGGATTTGtatgggttttttcttccccttattACAAACTTCAGGTTAACTGAAAGAATATTTGCTGCTGGTTGTGAAAGCAAAGTATATGTTATTTAATTATGATTGTCTCCTGGAACAGAAGATTAAAGTGGTTACCTTATTCTGCTTACAATAGTGCAACCTGCTCTGTAGCATCTGGACATTCCAAACACTGGAATGGTTTTCTCCCTTGCCATTACAAGTCTGTGTTCTTGACTTCCCTGAGCTCTAACAACAAATTAGCATGTTGGCTGAGAGAATCTGCAATTGGTATATCGGAATTGAAATATTGCAATGAGTACCacacaaggaaataatttctgagaCTCTAAGCTTGAGTATTAGCAGAGTATCAATACTATCTTCTGATGCAGCAAGAGCCAAATCCGTGAGGGAGTTGGTGCCTTTATGTTAGCGAACAACACAGTCTGCTTCTTGGATTGTCTTACTGTTGTCTATAGAATAGATGCTTCATTTCCATATCTATGGGATGGAATCAACACTTGTACATCTTTGTATTTCTGAATGCTATTAAGAATGAAGGTTTACAGTTTCTGCTTTTGATTGTTAAACTATATATTGTGcacaaaaatacatacttttgtaactgaatgtgttttaaaactatttttctcttagaaatgtctttgtttaGTTTCCTGTCCTTGAAAAACTTGGCAGAACTAGTTGCTACTCTGCAACTAGGAagtttcctttctatttttatttcacagaaatccTAATGCTAACAAAGGAATGGGTGTGGTTGGGAAGAAAGGgatattgtgatttttttttttttaacactttggtTTTCATCCCTGCATAATCAACATCACCTAACTTCAAACTATGAAATGTATCcatcttttctttgaaagacTGTGATTTGATGTGGCACTATACCTCAGGATGATAAAGGAACTAAGTAACATAACTTAAACTTTCCAGTCAAATATCGGTAACAGATGCCTAGCAAATACTAGTCCAGTAGGTGAAATCTAATGATTCAGTCTACAGCCAATGTAATTTCACTTGCAAGGcaatttaaattgtattttctctgATGTTTGAACCTCAGATTCCCAGAACGCTCTTagtggggaggaggtggaggggaaatACAGACTTGTGTTCACTTGCAGCGGTTTTCAGCTGCAAGAGAATAGCATATCTGGGAATGGCTTGGAGGAAGTACTTCTCATATAGTATACTTCTACCAGtaactaagggaaaaaaagtaggGACAGCCTGCATATGTAACTATTCTGAGCATGCAGCACCTGTCCTATGGGTACACTTAAGTGATGATAACTGGTAAATTCAAGCTAGCCTACTCCTTGATGAAAGATGAATTAAGCCATTTAACACAGGGGTAGCTATAGTATGAACTGCAGCTTGTGCAGTAATGTGTAGAACTTTCCTCTGTGAAGGCTATACCATGAAACAATTTGCTGTTTACCCAATGCAGTGACTTGCAGTTGCACTTGAAACAGCAATGCACTATCTAAATGTTGATTGAATAGATGGATGAAAAGTGTATCTTAATGCCATGGAAAATTGGAGAGCAAGTAAAATACATCTGACATAAAATAGATGAATGGCTTACATTGTTAACTAGGGTAACGCTTTCTACTTCAATAATTCCAAAAGTAAAAACCTGCTAGCGTAATTATTAGTGGAAATAACATTGTTTCATATTGTCATTCGTTGTAGAGTGGGGGTGGTGAGAAGGGAAAACTGAGAAACTCACAATATAAAACTACTAATAGATTACATACAGTGCTGAAATGTACAGAACAGTGTTCTACTAAGTGACTTGGTCACAGTTATTTAGTGCTGTGAGCTAAAACATATGAGGGTATCAGccagctttttttcttgaaacagaaATAGTCTTCCTCTGTTCTGGAACAAATCTGGTTAATCCAGGACTAACTCAGCACCATTCAATACTTTGCATGATGTTTCTCTCTTTTACTTTACAGAGTTTTTGGTAGCTGTCATAACTCCAAGGTAGCAGAGGAGCCTAATGAGTAATTGAAAGGTTTCTAAATGTAGTAGCGATCACGTAAGAGAAATGTTCACTGACTTCCTCAACTACTTCCaaaagcagtaatattttttATAGCAATGCTAACTGcatcatttttaaatattctgatcTACCTTCTCTTCTTAAACATCTTTGTTGAACAGACAAAAGAATCCTGATTGATAAACAAGTGTTAAATGAGAGAAGCAGCATGTCTGAACAGGTATTTCCagttcgaaaaaaaaaaaagcagcaaccaaaaaaacctcccaaaaccACCAGAGTGTAACATCCCTAAGTGCATACATAGTGATGGTAGTGATACGTATTGACCAGTCCTTTGTAATTGTCACAGCTGAATGAAAAGGGGGAATCTGCTAATTGAGGGACTTTGTTCTGTAGAGGTCTCACGTGTGGCAAAtacctagagaaaaaaaagctaatacTTCAGCTGGGATTTAGGTAtcaagtgaaaagaaataaaatttaaaacaagccTGGGACTTCTTTAAACTATTCACTGCTGGATTTGCACGTCATGATCTGTGGAGTCTATTAGTATAAAGCTGAATAGATTTCTGACTATACAGGGACTTGCATTATGGTATCATACAGGTTGTGCTCTTAAAGCACTTGCCTAGTTATGTCTTGCAAAACAAAAGTGGCCTTGTAAACTGTTGTCAGCTACTTCTTACAGGAAGCTAGTAGTTTTTCCACAAAGTAACCCCTCAAAGGGGGGTTCTTAAGTAAAACTGGTTCCCTGTTTCATGATGGATCACATCCATCCTCTGAATAAGGAGATGATGTTCCTTAAAACACTCTTATAATAGGTATTACTATGTAAGATTTAAAGTAAGACAGCAACAGGGTCAGGGAACTGGCTACCTCTTCTGGCCATCTTACAAAAGAATGATGTATCACTACTCTTAATTTCAGTGGTTACATTGAGGAAAGAGATTGGCACAGAGGTTACTTCATTTTTCTTAACTGCAGATGGCATAAGACATTGAATACATTTAATGATTACACCAGCAACTTTAAGGAGCTTGATGTCCAAATGCCTTTCCTGTCTCATGCAGGAAAGCTTAACTATAGAACAGTAGTTAACATAAGACAGTCTCACTAGAAGTAGATGCCTCCATGCTTATCTGGCCAAGAAGCATACTTAGTACAGCTCCCACTTCACTGTTTCAAGCGTGCAGTACCTATTAACTGAATTGCTACCAAAGTGTTGACATATTCAAATCCTCTGTATTCTCAAAGCAGTTGAAGCATAGCTGTTACCAACAACTGACAGAACCAAGTACCAAAGTGATGGCTTTCAGTGATAGCTTGGTACTACCTGTAAAAGTGACAACAGCAGCAGTCATGCCAAATAAACTTGAACtgattttttgaaaattatttactaaaataaacaagtacattttccttttcagtataaGTTACATAATTGCATACATTTTTAGCTCTTTCTAGGTGCTTTTGGTAATAAGGCTGCAGCAGTAAGCTGACAACTAAAGCTTTCAGCATTGCTCTGTACACATGGAGTCAGTGCAaggatattttgttttccagcaatATCCATTTTTACTGAATGTGTTGAAGATGAACCTAATTTTTATTTGATACAGCTCAAGCAGAAGTGGACTGTAGTGCAATTCTTGCTTATGGGAAAAGAAAGCCCGTacagtaaaatattaatgaagGATGCTCAAATCATGATTTGTTTACTAGAAGCAATTAATAGAACACTTAACTTAGCCACAACTATTTGTGCTTCATAAAAAACTTATACAGGTTATAAACTAAAACCTCATCTTTAAAAGTTCTTTTCTGTAGAATAGTGCTTACTGCAAGACAGACAATGCTTCAGATCTGCTTTGGTGGCAGAACTTCCATATGCtatcacagaaaaatgtttccagaagaAATAATCCTCTTACAAATCAACAGCCAGCTTCCTAACAAAAGGGAATGGCAACTTTGAAACACTCATTCCCCTTCTCTGTGAAAGAACAAGCCCTGACAAAGGAGAACATGTATTGTGTTAAAAGCTATAGTGGCACAAAAATCAAAACTGGCCCCTGGGAAGGTTCATCAGTTCAATACCCATGTTCTCTAGTTCAAGTTTATTCCATGTGGCCTTAACAGACCGTATCAGACTAGGAGAGGAGGAGTACTCTGATCATCTACCTTCATCAGTCTTGGCTTAAGTCAGTGAAGCAGGTGCTTCAGTCACTAACTCTTCTTACTGGGAATACAGAGGGTCAGAATAACGATCATGCAAACTTCTTCTTTGTAGCTGTAAATCGTTCCATGTACTacaaagaaagccaaaaaaaaaaatatctaagatTCAGAAATTAATACAAGATTCATTACTGTTCAAAGCAGCTAAGCTTCTGCTCTCAGACTCAAAACCATTCTGCATCTAAAGCTTATTTTCAGTTCCCAGACATAACCATTAGAGCtttaatttcaaacaaacaaaaaaaccccaaaattttttCTGCCATTTGCTGTAATTCAGATTAATGTTCTAGAAAGTCCTCACAGTGCTTAACAATCAAATCTCAAGTATTCAGGATGAACTAATGTTAAACAGTTAAGAAAGCTGCATAATAGGAAGCATCTATTATTTGTCCGATTCAAGTGAAGACACGCACCTGTTATTAGCTACCCTTCAAAAGATGCTGATGAAAGAGCACTGATCCCAAATCCTATGAGAAAGTTAATCTTTGAAGAGCCCTTGAAATTCTTTTCAGAGGTTAGTTACGAATCCAGTACCAGTAACAATACCAACAGACTGTGCTTTAATTCACCAGCATAAAAGTTTCGTATTCTGAGGAAGTACTGGCTAAGGACTTCACTAGAAGCTTCTTTagagagagacacaaaaaaaccaaacaaaacacaaaccttgTCGTAACCTTCCAGTTCTCTGAGTTTCTTGATTTCAAAGAGGTTGCCTTCTACTGCAAGCAGTGAGATCTGGGAATCGCTGAGGATACTTTGAGGAAGCATGCTGAGTTCTAGACAGTTTTCTTCTAAACGCAAGACTTTGAGGCGTGGACAGTGGGAGATCTGCACTGAGATCTGGGAAATCTGTCAGAaataaaaaccacagagaaataGGATTAAAACGTTAGAGATCCATGATTACATAAAGTGATGTGTTTCAGACTAATATGAAACAATTACCATGTTGTAAATACAAACTACATTAACAGTAACTACTTAACAATGCATAAGCAACAATAATAATGATCAAAAATcccaagtaacttttttttttccttccatgatGACAGGCAACCTACACTTCTGTTTGTCAGATTCCTACTCAAGAACCgttcaaataattttctgtatgACTAAATTCAGGATTTGTTAGTTAGTCAAATCAGGCAGTTGGATGTTATCAGTACATAAATTCTAGTTACGATCCCTCATTTCTGTTGTGTCCAGGAGATGTCTTTTAGCTATGAAGTTTTGATGGTCTCAGCTTATGTTCTGTGGATGTTCTAAGTCCTAAATCCACATGCCCATAATATCTCAGTTACCAGACCTGATTCTGATTCAAATTGAGTTCGATAGCCTGCAATTCTCCCACAGTGTCGGGCACATTTTGGATCTGGTTTTTGGAAAGATCTACCACATCCAAGTGGCGAAGACCAGAGAGTTGTGTAGGCACAGTCCGAAGCTGGTTTCCAGAAAGGCTCAGGGTTTTGAGAGCTGAAAGTTGTCCAAACGCAGCCGGTAGCTGCCTCAAGTGATTGCCATTCAAGTGTAGTGTTTCCAGTTTTTTCAGTTTACACAGCTCCTCAGGTAAAGCAGCTAGAAATAAATGACAGAACAAAGAGATGACCTAAACAAAGAGCAGTAAACGTTCATACTCTTTAATTCAAATAAGCTTCTGCATCGAAAACAGTGCTATATTACAGTAATTTCTCACAGGATTCCTCCCCATTTTCCCATGAAGGCACAGATCCCTGCACAGAAGCTTAAGCCCACTGACAGCATGTGCTTTGTATATatcttccacaaataaaaaattatctgcaGACAAGGGATACCTTCAAATCACAGGCTGAAAACACTGCTCTAAGAGGATTTTAGCCTATCAGTTACACTCCTTACTAACCACTTTGCCACTGTATTCTGTGACATTTGAAATACTACACAATTCACAGCTTCAGGTCTGCTGCAGCCCTTTAAAGGTATTACACAACCCACGCGAAAGTCAGTTCTCAGGTAATTCATACCATATCATACCAGCATATAAACCTCACCAAGTAAGCTCTGCTGGCATTTATTCACCCCTCATTCTACCTACGCAAGTGTATAACCTGTAGCACTCCTGAGTTGCACTACAGAGTCAGAGAGGTTTGTAAATTACACTTGTTTTTCAAAAAGGCAGATAATACACAATTAACACATAAAAAAGTTAGTTTCTTCACCTCATCCTAATTTTTCCTTAAACTTGGAAGTTTGCCCATTACCATTGAATGGCCAGCAACTTTTTCTGCAGATCATCTTCATTACCTGTTCTCTATGCAAGTACTAAACCACCTGACACTGTTAAACCTTCTGATCAGACAAGTCACGGCACAGAAATGTTACAGTTTTAAGTACTTACGTGTCATTGTAAAACTGATAATACAACTAAGTTGGCAACTAGTTTTGAAGAATttatgggtttggggttttttcctgtataCGAATTCCAAAGATTTCAGTTTAGGTGACTAAACTCCCCATTTACATCCTGTGAGAGTTAAATCATTAAATTTAGCTTCTGATCAGAGAAGTCAGGTTATTAATTTAGAAATCTGTGGAGATATTAATTAGCAGGCATACtcagtttgttgttgtttagaaCAAGgctcttcaaaaaggaaaattttccaaTGAGTGGTGGCAAGAGCTCTATTTTGTTGTTCGACAAGTCTATTGTCCTTAAGTTGCTTGTTAGCTTCTGCAGATCTTCAGGAAACTGcgtgggaagaaaaaagatacagCATTTAAATAGTTGATACAACTCTGAACATTCAAGTTACACAgcttaaaattttaattgaaatttgtaTCACTATTACATACTGTCATATGTGTCACAATGTCCAATCACCACAGTGTGCAACTAAGTTGGAAAATTTgcttaatacatatttttttaaatattttttcatctgaggaagggaaaagggataTAAAGGAGACAGTCTAACATCTAGGAAGAGTAGTTTTTAAgccaaataatttaaattaaaaagggagaaggaagcatACCATGACAGGAGCTCATTTATGTTTTAGTCCTCTTGTATGTTTCTCTTAAACGtgcctgtcatttaaaaatattctacagCTAGTTAACAACTCTGTATTTTAGCAGAGTAGGATTGGGAAATCTTTctcttgcttcctttttaaataattatgaaaaccattttctttattcttatttacATCCTGTACCACTTTAATCTGCACTTGGCACcgagctgaaaaaaagaaaaaactgacaaTCACCATCAGCGAGTCCTGATCAATAGGACAGTAGTTTTGATTCTCCTTTGGTTTggcaaaggaaaagg
Encoded here:
- the LRRC57 gene encoding leucine-rich repeat-containing protein 57 — its product is MGNSALKAHLETAQKTGVFQLTGKGLAEFPEDLQKLTSNLRTIDLSNNKIELLPPLIGKFSFLKSLVLNNNKLTALPEELCKLKKLETLHLNGNHLRQLPAAFGQLSALKTLSLSGNQLRTVPTQLSGLRHLDVVDLSKNQIQNVPDTVGELQAIELNLNQNQISQISVQISHCPRLKVLRLEENCLELSMLPQSILSDSQISLLAVEGNLFEIKKLRELEGYDKYMERFTATKKKFA